A stretch of Spirosoma oryzicola DNA encodes these proteins:
- a CDS encoding DUF3857 domain-containing protein, with protein MKKILLLILVMSRMAAGQSEYQASTLPPALRENAHAVIRRHETVFSVKSAGEATQRIRSVVTVLDEQGDDHSRMVVGYDKLSKVVNLEGALYDATGKLIKKLKKPDINDYSTYTDYNLFDDNRVKSASFPKQPAYPYTVEFVVETLERNLMFYPTWMPQDDEYVSVEQASFTVNMPAGLALRYKEMNIAAPRKEESLINGGKTYVWTLTNSPAVELEPLSPPAREQLPIVYTAPTDFEVQSYKGTITSWSDLGRFYYNLNQGRDRIPDDLRQRVIDLTKSETTTAGKVRKVYQFLQEQTRYVSIQLGIGGWQTIEAEKVAVGKYGDCKALTNYAQALLKAAGVTAYPALARAGDKEPDLQANFPSFQFNHVILCVPNEKDTLFLECTSSHDPAGYVGDFTGNRHVLLVLPEGSRLVKTPMYRAMDNCQQRRATVTVNEQGDASVDLVTCYTGFQQDDHVNAIHSLNPEDQRSWLLKRIAIPAFELDSFSFRKQTGAIPSVTERLGLSIRRWANASGTRLFLPLNLMSALSPATPLTQPRQTPVELGPAYDFDDSDTITYQLPRGYKPEYQIEPLTIESKFGTYQAKLVMDGERVVYIRRITMHRGRFPAPAYAEWVDFRKKIAKADRTQLVFVKRS; from the coding sequence ATGAAAAAAATTCTTTTGCTTATTCTGGTCATGAGTCGGATGGCTGCGGGGCAGTCTGAATACCAGGCAAGCACCTTGCCACCTGCGCTTAGGGAGAATGCACACGCGGTAATTCGTCGGCACGAAACCGTCTTTTCGGTTAAATCGGCGGGAGAAGCTACCCAGCGGATTCGTAGTGTCGTAACGGTGCTGGACGAACAAGGCGACGACCATTCCAGAATGGTGGTGGGCTACGATAAATTGTCGAAAGTGGTCAATCTGGAAGGCGCTTTGTACGATGCAACCGGCAAGCTGATCAAAAAGCTGAAAAAACCAGATATTAATGATTACAGCACATACACCGATTATAATCTCTTCGACGATAACCGGGTTAAATCGGCTTCGTTTCCCAAGCAGCCTGCTTACCCATACACGGTTGAATTTGTTGTTGAGACGCTTGAGCGAAACCTGATGTTTTATCCAACCTGGATGCCGCAGGATGATGAATACGTATCGGTTGAACAAGCCTCCTTTACAGTCAATATGCCGGCTGGACTTGCACTACGGTACAAAGAAATGAACATTGCTGCGCCAAGGAAAGAGGAGTCGTTGATCAATGGTGGTAAAACGTACGTCTGGACGTTAACCAACTCGCCGGCGGTGGAACTGGAGCCGTTGTCTCCTCCGGCCAGGGAGCAACTACCCATTGTCTACACAGCACCCACTGATTTTGAGGTGCAGTCGTACAAAGGAACGATTACGAGCTGGAGCGATTTAGGACGGTTTTACTACAACCTTAACCAAGGCCGTGATCGCATTCCTGACGACCTGCGGCAGCGCGTAATAGACCTGACGAAAAGTGAAACCACTACAGCCGGTAAGGTGCGAAAGGTGTATCAGTTTTTACAGGAGCAAACGCGTTACGTTAGCATTCAGTTGGGAATAGGAGGCTGGCAAACCATTGAAGCGGAGAAAGTAGCTGTTGGTAAATACGGCGATTGCAAAGCTCTGACCAACTATGCCCAGGCTCTGTTAAAGGCCGCGGGCGTAACCGCTTATCCGGCTTTGGCAAGGGCTGGCGACAAAGAGCCGGACCTCCAAGCAAACTTCCCCAGCTTTCAGTTTAATCACGTTATCTTGTGCGTGCCGAACGAGAAAGATACCCTTTTTCTGGAATGTACCAGCTCCCACGATCCGGCTGGCTACGTCGGTGATTTTACGGGCAATCGTCATGTGTTACTCGTTCTGCCGGAGGGGAGTCGGTTGGTCAAAACGCCAATGTATCGAGCAATGGACAATTGCCAGCAACGACGGGCGACGGTCACGGTCAACGAGCAGGGGGACGCAAGCGTCGATTTGGTGACGTGTTATACGGGTTTTCAGCAGGATGATCACGTAAATGCCATCCATAGTCTAAACCCCGAAGATCAGCGTAGCTGGCTGCTCAAACGCATTGCTATTCCTGCTTTTGAACTTGACTCGTTTTCATTCCGGAAACAAACGGGTGCCATTCCCTCGGTTACTGAACGGTTGGGATTGTCGATCCGCCGATGGGCAAACGCTAGTGGAACACGCTTGTTTCTACCCCTCAACCTAATGTCGGCGCTTTCTCCTGCTACGCCGTTGACGCAGCCACGCCAGACCCCCGTCGAATTAGGGCCAGCTTATGATTTCGATGATAGCGATACCATCACCTACCAGTTACCCAGAGGATATAAGCCCGAATACCAGATCGAGCCATTGACCATTGAGTCAAAATTCGGGACTTACCAAGCGAAGTTGGTTATGGATGGCGAGCGGGTTGTTTATATCCGACGAATCACAATGCATCGGGGACGTTTTCCCGCGCCAGCTTATGCCGAGTGGGTCGATTTTCGCAAGAAAATAGCTAAAGCTGACCGGACGCAGCTCGTGTTTGTGAAACGGAGTTAA
- the proB gene encoding glutamate 5-kinase, with product MSKPVLVLKFGTASITKPTGEPNEPVMVDIARQVARLHPHYKLVLVSSGAVGAGKALIHDYRGEISQRKAAAAVGNLLLLNQYSRFFSIYGVSIAQSLCERHHFANRDQFLQLKQTYEELWANDIIPIANENDVVSNRELKFSDNDELATLIAVGFGAEALMLCTSVGGLLDTNGQIIRQVTAFDERIFGVVRTDKSSLGLGGMASKLTFAKLATRMGIRVVIFGLNEPDSLAKALEGDVGTEFIPQPTTLSARNRWLGSGSLAVGQIRIDTGAVRALQQRRSLLAVGVREVVGEFATGEMVEIVDEQKTTVAVARARISSTVLLQQLNQQNVEVANANDIVLL from the coding sequence ATGTCAAAACCTGTTCTTGTACTCAAATTTGGGACGGCATCCATCACCAAGCCAACTGGCGAACCCAACGAGCCAGTTATGGTGGACATTGCTCGGCAAGTCGCAAGGCTACATCCGCACTATAAACTAGTTCTTGTTTCGTCCGGTGCCGTTGGAGCGGGCAAGGCGCTAATCCACGATTACCGGGGGGAGATCAGCCAACGAAAAGCGGCTGCGGCTGTCGGCAATTTGTTGTTGCTTAATCAGTACTCGCGCTTTTTCTCGATCTATGGGGTGTCCATAGCCCAGAGCCTCTGCGAACGCCACCATTTTGCCAACCGCGACCAGTTCTTACAGCTCAAGCAAACCTACGAGGAACTGTGGGCCAACGATATCATCCCGATTGCCAATGAAAACGACGTTGTAAGCAACCGCGAACTTAAATTTTCGGATAACGACGAACTGGCTACCCTGATTGCCGTGGGTTTCGGAGCCGAAGCGCTGATGCTTTGCACGTCGGTCGGTGGGTTGCTTGATACCAATGGGCAAATCATCCGGCAAGTCACGGCCTTCGACGAACGAATTTTTGGCGTCGTCAGAACCGATAAATCCTCGCTCGGGCTGGGTGGTATGGCCTCAAAACTCACATTTGCTAAACTGGCAACCCGTATGGGTATTCGCGTGGTCATTTTCGGCCTTAACGAACCGGATAGCTTAGCCAAGGCTTTAGAGGGTGATGTAGGAACCGAATTTATCCCACAACCGACTACGCTTTCGGCGAGAAACCGATGGCTCGGCAGCGGTAGCTTGGCAGTCGGGCAAATCCGAATCGACACAGGTGCCGTGCGTGCGCTTCAACAGCGCCGTAGCCTACTAGCCGTAGGCGTCCGGGAAGTAGTAGGCGAATTTGCAACCGGAGAAATGGTTGAAATTGTCGATGAGCAAAAGACAACCGTTGCAGTAGCACGAGCGCGAATTTCGTCCACGGTATTGCTCCAACAGCTTAATCAACAAAATGTTGAGGTAGCAAATGCCAATGATATTGTACTTTTGTAA
- the pyrF gene encoding orotidine-5'-phosphate decarboxylase, with translation MTYKELSEQIFRKKSYLCVGLDTDPHKLPSHLRNEKDPVFAFNRAIIDATADLAVAYKPNIAFYEAQGPRGWESLQRTLECIPADCFTIADAKRGDIGNTSSLYARTFFDPEAAGLNFDSVTVAPYMGNDSVTPFLAYEGKWVILLALTSNSGSADFQRQPVGEQELFEIVIQTAQTWAGPDRLMFVVGATQADELSRIRELAPDNFLLVPGVGAQGGSLAEVSRRGLTTAGGLLVNASRSILYASSGTDFAEQARAEAQLLQTEMAQYLSE, from the coding sequence ATGACATACAAGGAATTAAGCGAACAAATTTTTAGAAAAAAATCCTACCTGTGCGTTGGTCTTGATACCGATCCCCATAAACTTCCTTCGCATCTGCGAAACGAAAAAGACCCCGTATTTGCGTTTAACCGGGCTATCATTGACGCTACGGCTGATCTGGCCGTGGCTTATAAACCGAATATTGCCTTTTACGAAGCGCAGGGCCCTCGTGGCTGGGAAAGCCTGCAACGAACGCTGGAATGCATCCCTGCCGATTGTTTCACCATTGCCGACGCCAAACGTGGCGATATTGGAAACACATCCAGTCTGTACGCTCGTACCTTTTTCGATCCGGAAGCTGCTGGACTAAATTTTGATTCGGTTACGGTTGCGCCTTACATGGGAAATGATTCGGTTACGCCATTTCTAGCCTATGAAGGCAAGTGGGTTATCCTGCTTGCGTTAACGTCTAATTCGGGTAGTGCCGATTTCCAGCGTCAGCCCGTGGGTGAGCAGGAATTGTTTGAGATCGTGATTCAAACCGCTCAGACTTGGGCGGGCCCAGATCGGTTGATGTTCGTTGTAGGAGCAACGCAGGCGGATGAATTGAGTCGCATCCGTGAACTGGCTCCGGACAATTTTTTGCTTGTTCCAGGCGTAGGCGCTCAGGGTGGTTCGCTGGCAGAGGTATCGCGTCGGGGCCTGACGACGGCGGGCGGGTTGCTGGTGAATGCATCTCGGAGCATCTTGTACGCATCAAGCGGAACCGATTTTGCCGAGCAGGCGCGGGCCGAAGCCCAACTGCTTCAGACAGAGATGGCACAGTACCTGTCTGAATAA
- a CDS encoding PmoA family protein has protein sequence MRQLFFTLILAAVATSGQGQSNRIQLTHQEAQKRVEVTVDGKPFTAYIYPGPAVLKKPVLYPIRSAGGNFITRGWPMDPRPGERIDHPHHVGMWFNYGDVNGHDFWNNSTAVGPEHKGPFGTIVHTGVKSMKSGKDKAEVVVTADWLDKDNKVMLQETTTFEFRGTADSRTIDRITTLKAADKDVLFKDNKEGMIALRLARQLEQPSTKPEVFTDAQGVATKVPVLDNAGVTGMYHSSEGVEGDAVWGTRGKWMNLTGVVNEEPVSVVLLDHPQNVGYPTYWHARGYGLFAANPLGPAVFTDGKAPAMNYTLPAGKSVTFRYRLLIQSGKTSDKFISQQVAGFGR, from the coding sequence ATGCGTCAACTTTTTTTTACCTTGATACTAGCGGCTGTCGCAACCAGCGGGCAAGGGCAAAGCAACCGGATACAACTGACACACCAAGAAGCGCAGAAACGGGTGGAAGTAACGGTTGATGGCAAACCCTTTACGGCGTATATCTACCCTGGACCTGCGGTGCTTAAAAAGCCCGTTCTCTATCCGATTCGGTCGGCGGGTGGCAACTTCATTACGCGTGGCTGGCCAATGGACCCGCGACCCGGCGAACGAATCGACCATCCGCACCATGTAGGTATGTGGTTTAATTACGGCGACGTAAACGGTCACGATTTCTGGAATAACTCTACGGCTGTCGGTCCCGAACACAAAGGACCGTTTGGCACTATCGTGCACACCGGAGTAAAGTCCATGAAAAGCGGTAAGGACAAAGCCGAAGTGGTGGTGACCGCCGACTGGCTTGATAAAGACAATAAGGTTATGCTTCAGGAGACAACGACTTTCGAATTTCGGGGTACTGCCGACAGCCGTACCATTGATCGCATTACTACGTTGAAAGCTGCGGATAAAGATGTTCTTTTCAAGGATAACAAAGAAGGTATGATTGCGCTTCGACTGGCCCGGCAACTCGAACAGCCGTCTACCAAACCCGAAGTCTTTACCGATGCGCAGGGAGTGGCCACCAAAGTACCTGTGCTCGATAACGCGGGTGTAACAGGAATGTACCATAGCAGCGAGGGTGTTGAAGGCGATGCTGTTTGGGGTACGCGCGGCAAATGGATGAACCTGACTGGCGTCGTGAACGAAGAACCCGTCTCCGTCGTCTTGCTGGATCATCCGCAGAATGTTGGTTATCCAACGTACTGGCATGCCAGAGGATATGGTTTGTTTGCTGCTAACCCGTTAGGGCCTGCCGTGTTTACGGATGGTAAAGCTCCGGCTATGAACTATACGCTACCCGCTGGCAAGTCGGTTACATTCCGGTATCGGTTGCTTATCCAGTCTGGAAAAACATCAGACAAATTTATAAGCCAGCAGGTAGCCGGATTTGGTCGCTGA
- a CDS encoding glutamate-5-semialdehyde dehydrogenase yields the protein MTPITPLLQDAQQAAAAVRRLSSAQKTELLTRLADVLAAHVSEIMAENKQDLDRMPESDPKYDRLKLTEARIADLSKSLRTVAVLPDPTGEVIFERTIEQGLQLKKIAVPLGVVGVIYEARPNVTVDVASLCLRSGNACVLKGGKEADLSNRYLVGLIQDVLEAFGIPKAAVTLLPPDRAVVNELLTATRYVDIIIPRGSESLIQFVRKNSLVPTIETGAGVCHAYVDQTADLDKATAIVVNARVSRPSVCNSLDCVLVDNAVAEKFLPMLTEDFRKWNVEVFADETAYPIFEKAGYEKLQHARPDDFGREFLDYKCAVKVVAGLDEALSHIQTYSSRHSEAILSQDQTAIDRFLSEVDAAAVYANASTRFTDGGVFGLGAEIGISTQKLHARGPFALEKLVTEKWVVVGDGQVRW from the coding sequence ATGACACCGATTACTCCACTCCTTCAGGATGCGCAACAGGCCGCTGCGGCTGTTCGCCGGCTTAGTTCGGCCCAGAAAACCGAGCTGCTCACCCGACTTGCCGATGTATTAGCCGCTCACGTGAGCGAAATTATGGCGGAAAACAAGCAGGACCTTGATCGGATGCCGGAATCGGACCCGAAATATGACCGGCTAAAACTTACCGAAGCACGTATTGCGGACCTTTCCAAAAGCTTACGGACAGTGGCCGTACTTCCCGACCCAACGGGAGAAGTTATTTTTGAACGGACGATTGAACAGGGGCTGCAACTCAAAAAAATTGCGGTTCCACTAGGCGTGGTAGGCGTCATTTACGAAGCCCGTCCGAACGTAACGGTCGATGTAGCGTCGCTTTGTCTGCGGTCGGGCAATGCCTGCGTACTGAAAGGCGGGAAAGAAGCTGATTTATCAAACCGCTATCTGGTGGGTCTGATTCAGGATGTTCTGGAAGCGTTTGGGATACCCAAAGCCGCCGTAACGCTGTTGCCTCCCGACCGGGCGGTCGTCAATGAACTGCTGACCGCCACGCGCTATGTGGACATTATCATTCCGCGTGGTTCGGAATCGCTTATTCAGTTTGTTCGTAAAAACTCGCTGGTTCCTACCATAGAAACGGGTGCGGGAGTCTGCCACGCGTACGTGGACCAAACAGCGGATCTCGACAAGGCAACAGCTATTGTTGTCAATGCACGAGTTTCACGGCCATCGGTTTGTAACTCGCTCGATTGTGTACTCGTCGACAACGCCGTTGCGGAGAAATTCCTGCCCATGCTGACAGAAGATTTCAGAAAGTGGAACGTCGAGGTGTTCGCCGACGAAACAGCCTATCCTATTTTTGAAAAAGCAGGCTACGAAAAGCTCCAGCACGCACGCCCGGACGATTTCGGTCGCGAATTTCTGGATTACAAATGCGCAGTAAAAGTCGTGGCGGGCCTGGACGAAGCGTTGTCGCACATTCAAACCTATTCATCCCGGCACTCGGAAGCCATTCTATCGCAAGACCAGACGGCTATTGATCGCTTTTTGTCGGAAGTTGATGCCGCTGCCGTTTATGCCAACGCATCGACCCGTTTTACCGATGGTGGCGTGTTTGGACTAGGTGCCGAAATCGGTATCTCGACCCAAAAACTTCACGCTCGTGGCCCGTTTGCGCTTGAGAAATTGGTAACCGAAAAATGGGTCGTCGTAGGCGACGGGCAGGTACGCTGGTAG
- the rfbC gene encoding dTDP-4-dehydrorhamnose 3,5-epimerase produces the protein MQVRETSISGLIELIPRVFEDERGYFFESYNKTLFATLGLPMEFVQDNQSFSVKGVLRGLHMQNDPFAQGKLVRVITGQVLDVAVDLRPDSPTFGQYETFLLDAKLANMAYIPEGFGHGFVALEDSIFSYKCTNVYNKASEAGVIWNDPDLNINWGVSNPIVSEKDMELKPLREVFPTVFV, from the coding sequence ATGCAAGTTCGCGAAACTTCTATTAGCGGCCTGATTGAACTTATTCCTCGCGTGTTTGAAGACGAACGCGGTTATTTTTTTGAGTCCTACAACAAAACTTTATTTGCAACGCTGGGCTTGCCCATGGAGTTTGTGCAGGATAACCAATCATTCTCGGTAAAGGGAGTTTTACGTGGCCTACACATGCAAAACGATCCGTTTGCTCAGGGAAAGCTAGTGCGGGTCATAACCGGCCAAGTGCTTGATGTAGCCGTCGATCTGCGACCTGATTCACCGACGTTCGGGCAGTACGAAACGTTTCTGTTAGACGCGAAGCTGGCTAACATGGCCTACATCCCGGAAGGCTTTGGCCACGGTTTCGTCGCGCTGGAAGATAGCATCTTTAGTTACAAATGTACGAACGTGTACAACAAAGCCTCCGAAGCAGGCGTCATCTGGAATGACCCTGATCTAAATATCAACTGGGGGGTTAGCAATCCAATCGTTTCCGAGAAGGATATGGAACTGAAGCCGCTCCGCGAGGTATTTCCTACTGTCTTTGTTTAG
- the aat gene encoding leucyl/phenylalanyl-tRNA--protein transferase has protein sequence MNKLSADDLIYGYIHGIFPMADADGTLYWYAPDPRAIIPIDTYKPARSLRPVINQNQFEIRINTDFEQVMRYCSLPRSESDSTWISEEIIGAYTDLHRMGLAHSVETYIENRLVGGLYGVSLGAAFFGESMFHLVSNASKVAFHYLILTLRQQKFQLLDTQFINDNVRRYGAIEIPKPDYMKLLKSALRKKARFNEPALEHLFKNHAGDSITE, from the coding sequence ATGAACAAGCTGTCCGCCGACGACCTGATTTATGGGTACATCCACGGTATTTTCCCGATGGCCGACGCTGACGGTACGCTGTATTGGTACGCTCCCGACCCACGCGCCATCATTCCGATTGACACCTACAAGCCCGCCCGTTCCTTACGACCCGTCATAAACCAAAACCAGTTCGAGATCCGAATAAATACTGATTTTGAACAGGTTATGCGCTATTGTTCATTACCTCGTTCGGAATCAGACAGTACCTGGATTTCAGAAGAAATTATTGGGGCTTATACGGATCTGCACCGGATGGGCCTGGCTCACAGCGTGGAAACGTATATTGAAAACCGTTTAGTGGGTGGCTTATATGGGGTGTCGTTGGGGGCTGCTTTTTTTGGTGAATCCATGTTTCACCTGGTTAGTAATGCCTCGAAGGTGGCGTTTCACTACCTAATCCTGACCCTGCGCCAACAAAAATTTCAACTCCTTGACACACAGTTTATTAACGACAATGTTCGCCGGTACGGTGCCATCGAGATTCCTAAACCGGATTATATGAAGCTGCTTAAATCCGCGCTACGCAAGAAAGCCCGTTTCAACGAACCAGCGCTGGAACATCTGTTTAAAAACCACGCGGGTGATTCAATAACGGAGTAG
- a CDS encoding type 1 glutamine amidotransferase domain-containing protein — MDPIYKALIVCTNHTDYPTKSHKTGLWLSEATHFYDELADRKLPYDIASPNGGRVPIDEKSIDRRDTINEKWYNDPTFRHKLEHSIRLDDVNPADYQIVYFTGGHGTMWDFPDNPTLQAITRQIYENGGFVAAVCHGVSGLLNVKLSDGTTLIDNRQVTGFSNMEEKLARLDDQVPFLLEDALRQKNALYSKGILPFLPYIEVDERLVTGQNPLSARKVGRKVMEEMYEK, encoded by the coding sequence ATGGATCCTATTTATAAAGCGTTGATTGTGTGTACTAATCACACCGATTACCCGACCAAATCGCATAAAACAGGGCTTTGGCTGAGTGAGGCTACGCATTTCTATGACGAGTTGGCGGATCGCAAGCTACCCTACGACATTGCCAGTCCAAATGGGGGCCGAGTGCCGATTGATGAAAAAAGTATAGACCGGCGCGATACCATCAACGAAAAATGGTATAATGATCCCACTTTCCGGCATAAACTCGAGCACTCGATCCGCTTAGACGACGTAAATCCCGCTGATTACCAGATCGTGTACTTTACAGGGGGCCATGGTACGATGTGGGATTTTCCGGACAACCCAACCTTACAGGCCATAACCCGGCAGATCTACGAAAATGGTGGCTTTGTAGCGGCTGTTTGTCACGGAGTCAGTGGCCTGTTGAACGTCAAGCTCTCCGACGGAACGACATTGATTGATAACCGACAGGTGACTGGCTTCTCGAATATGGAAGAGAAGTTGGCGCGGCTCGATGATCAGGTTCCTTTTCTGCTGGAAGATGCCTTGCGCCAGAAGAATGCGCTGTACAGCAAAGGGATTCTTCCCTTCCTGCCGTATATTGAAGTGGATGAGCGCTTGGTAACGGGACAAAATCCGCTATCGGCCCGTAAGGTAGGCCGTAAGGTGATGGAGGAAATGTACGAGAAGTAG
- a CDS encoding DUF3857 domain-containing protein has protein sequence MFSFSFRHRLCLLAVFCTLCLTASVAQKAQPAGPVVKFGVIYPDQFTSSTADSTASAVILYDYGEVTFDRNDNDLWLVSQYHVRIHIRKKAAYDRATIQLPVRIGHLGQHESVSDFEGYTYNLVNGNVSTDRLTKAGHFTEKASDQLMIEKYTLPNVHEGSIIDYRYTVRTPFSVGYNPRTWRFQQDVPVKWSEYRITIPDYFYYKMLLSGYLRMIVNEQTKGKTHLLPGQDDVQTSVYRFAMKDVPAFREEAYMTMEDDYMAKIEFELASYQLPDVTGIRRKDFSVGWDAFDRTLLNDADFGGKIKRTGSMRETAKALLSQQADTLSRIKSAYEFIRQNIKWNDEASLWSTESTKKIIDNKKGNAADINLLLIALLREMDIDANPVVLSTRSHGRINEAYALIKKFNYVVAQVSVGGKDMLLDATDPYVTLGMLPVRCLNGTGRLVHPTKPRFVSLLPLERDVEVYTGTFTLNDDGGISGKFIHSHGGYSAWNARRELAVEGKKKFLETIQKQRPAWQIEQATLPDGVSSSGAFTTDYTISIPEACSRAGDRLYFYPMLTEAHRINPFKETERLYPVDFGVPIEENFTATYTLPKGFRVEEMPKPVSMSLPGDGGRFLYHISVNAENQLLVTSRFILRRPLYYAEEYGALRELFSQVIAKQAEQVVLKRETVAETR, from the coding sequence ATGTTTTCTTTCTCGTTTAGGCATCGGCTGTGTCTACTGGCCGTATTTTGTACACTATGCCTAACTGCCTCCGTAGCGCAAAAAGCACAACCGGCAGGACCCGTTGTAAAATTCGGCGTAATCTATCCTGATCAGTTTACCAGCAGCACCGCCGATTCTACAGCTTCGGCTGTCATTCTTTATGATTACGGCGAGGTGACCTTTGACCGAAACGACAATGATTTATGGCTTGTGAGTCAGTATCACGTCAGAATCCACATTCGTAAGAAAGCTGCGTATGACCGGGCTACAATTCAACTGCCCGTTCGGATCGGTCATTTAGGTCAGCATGAGTCGGTCTCAGACTTTGAGGGGTATACCTACAATCTTGTGAACGGCAACGTATCCACTGATCGGCTGACCAAGGCTGGTCATTTCACCGAAAAAGCGTCGGATCAATTGATGATTGAGAAGTATACCTTGCCCAACGTTCATGAAGGATCGATCATTGATTACCGCTACACCGTCCGCACACCATTCAGCGTAGGCTACAACCCCCGTACGTGGCGGTTCCAGCAAGACGTACCCGTTAAATGGAGCGAATACCGCATTACTATTCCTGATTACTTTTACTATAAAATGCTGCTGAGCGGTTATTTAAGAATGATCGTCAACGAGCAGACAAAGGGTAAGACTCACCTTTTGCCAGGTCAAGATGATGTACAGACTTCTGTGTACCGGTTTGCGATGAAAGATGTTCCCGCTTTTCGGGAAGAGGCTTACATGACGATGGAGGATGACTACATGGCCAAGATCGAATTTGAGCTGGCTAGTTATCAACTGCCTGACGTGACGGGCATACGCCGGAAAGATTTTTCGGTTGGCTGGGATGCTTTTGACAGAACGTTACTTAATGACGCCGATTTTGGTGGTAAGATCAAGCGTACCGGTTCTATGCGGGAAACGGCTAAAGCGTTACTCAGTCAGCAGGCCGATACCTTATCCCGGATAAAGTCAGCGTATGAGTTTATTCGCCAGAACATCAAATGGAACGACGAAGCTTCGTTATGGTCGACGGAGTCGACAAAGAAAATAATCGACAACAAAAAAGGAAATGCCGCCGATATCAACTTACTGTTGATCGCGCTGCTGCGGGAAATGGACATTGATGCCAATCCGGTTGTTCTCAGTACTCGTTCGCACGGGCGCATCAACGAAGCTTACGCTTTGATAAAAAAGTTTAACTACGTTGTTGCTCAGGTATCGGTTGGCGGGAAAGATATGCTGCTGGATGCCACCGATCCTTACGTAACGCTCGGAATGTTACCGGTTCGCTGTCTGAATGGAACAGGCCGACTTGTTCATCCGACAAAGCCGCGTTTTGTATCATTACTGCCTCTGGAACGGGATGTTGAAGTGTACACCGGTACGTTTACCCTTAATGACGATGGGGGAATAAGTGGTAAGTTCATTCATTCTCATGGTGGCTATAGCGCCTGGAACGCACGCAGGGAGCTTGCGGTAGAAGGGAAAAAGAAATTTCTCGAGACGATTCAAAAGCAACGACCAGCCTGGCAAATTGAGCAGGCTACGCTTCCGGATGGGGTTTCCAGTTCGGGAGCCTTCACGACGGACTACACGATAAGCATACCCGAAGCCTGTTCTCGGGCGGGCGATCGTTTGTATTTCTACCCCATGCTGACCGAAGCGCACAGAATCAATCCGTTCAAAGAAACGGAGCGGCTTTATCCCGTTGATTTTGGTGTACCGATAGAAGAGAATTTTACGGCTACCTATACACTGCCGAAAGGATTCCGGGTGGAAGAAATGCCTAAACCAGTTTCTATGTCATTACCGGGCGACGGGGGCCGCTTTCTATATCATATTTCGGTCAATGCCGAAAACCAGCTTTTGGTTACCAGCCGCTTTATATTACGCCGACCCCTGTACTATGCCGAGGAGTACGGGGCTTTACGCGAACTGTTCAGTCAGGTAATAGCAAAACAGGCCGAGCAGGTGGTGTTGAAACGTGAAACCGTAGCGGAGACGCGCTGA